A part of Podarcis muralis chromosome 13, rPodMur119.hap1.1, whole genome shotgun sequence genomic DNA contains:
- the LOC144325083 gene encoding osteoclast-associated immunoglobulin-like receptor: MESSVFPGWWLTGKTLKGQSYPKPSISVAPSEIVPLGGNATIRCKVRSEDYAQATFVLFREMDSSLHASAVKKSEWNEVAFFFASVKLSDGGNYRCRYCFNSFSGDSCSHLSDRVKVKIRDPSLSKPSIRMRPGDPLAEGFNVTIECHGPENGLNFSLHKSSNLIAWQMAELDGNTSEFSLSMIRLEDEGNYTCQYHRRGHAFQWSESSDAVGLELVTANTSTSMEINIRLGVSGFALLSLVLIVAEFMCSRQG, from the exons ATGGAATCATCTGTTTTTCCAGGATGGTGGCTGACTGGGAAGACATTGAAAG GACAATCTTATCCCAAGCCTTCCATCTCAGTGGCCCCCAGTGAAATTGTCCCCCTGGGAGGCAATGCTACCATCCGCTGCAAGGTGCGCAGCGAAGACTACGCACAAGCAACATTTGTTCTGTTCAGAGAAATGGATTCATCTTTGCATGCTTCAGCAGTCAAGAAGTCAGAGTGGAATGAGGTTGCATTCTTCTTCGCCAGTGTCAAACTATCAGATGGTGGGAACTACCGGTGCCGATATTGCTTCAACTCTTTCTCTGGCGACAGCTGCTCACATTTAAGTGACAGAGTAAAGGTCAAGATAAGAG ATCCCAGCCTCTCCAAACCATCCATCAGAATGAGACCTGGGGACCCACTTGCTGAAGGCTTCAATGTCACCATTGAGTGTCATGGACCAGAGAATGGCCTGAACTTTTCTTTGCACAAGTCCAGCAACCTGATAGCATGGCAGATGGCAGAATTGGACGGAAACACATCTGAGTTCTCTCTTTCCATGATCAGGCTGGAGGATGAAGGGAATTATACCTGTCAGTATCACCGCAGAGGACATGCCTTTCAGTGGTCGGAGTCAAGTGACGCAGTGGGGTTGGAACTTGTGACAG CAAACACTTCTACATCCATGGAGATCAACATCCGCCTGGGAGTTTCTGGCTTCGCCCTGCTTTCCTTGGTGCTGATCGTGGCTGAGTTCATGTGCAGCAGGCAAGGCTGA